A window of Chryseobacterium scophthalmum genomic DNA:
TCTTGTCGGAGCGCATATTATGTATATCATTCACAGGTTTTTACCGACAACTCCGGCAATTGATGCGGCTTTAACGGTAATGACGCCTTATATTTTATTTCTCTCGGCAGAGCAGTTTCACTTTTCAGGAGTAATGGCAGTGGTTACGGGAGGATTATTTATTTCGTGGCGTTCCCATGAGATTTTTAAAACTGGAAGCACAAGATTAAATATGCTTGGAGTTTGGACGACGTTAATTTTCGTGATGAATGCTGTTGTTTTCGTATTGATCGGATTGGAGCTTCCCCAGATTGTTGAATCTCTGGGAAATTATTCAGTTTGGCAAGGCGTAAAATATGGAGCAATTGTAAGTTTAATCATTATTTTACTAAGATTTTTATGGGTTTTTCCTATTGCCCATATTCCGAGATGGTTGAGTTCAAAAGCGAGACAAGATCCTTCTCCGGGTTGGAAAGGCCCTGTTGTAATCAGTTGGGCGGGAATGAGAGGAGTTGTTTCATTGGCGACTGCGCTTTCAATTCCGTTTTATCTGGATAATAAAGGAACACTTTTTCCACAGCGTGATCTTATTATTTTTATCACCTTCGTTGTGATATTTATTACTTTGGTTTTTCAGGGTTTAACTTTACCTTTTATCATTAAATTAATTAAACTTAAAGAAATAGATAATATCGCTCCTGAAGAAGAGCAAAAAACAGGAATTCAGCTTATTTTAGACAATACTGCACTTCAGATAGTCAATAAGAAATATGAAGGTGAATTAAATGATAATGAACTGGTTGCTTTTTATAAATCTAATTTAGAATCTGATATTCAGGTTGCCAATAAACGATTGGAGTCTTTAGAATGTGACGAAACTGAACATCGGGAAATCAAAAAATATCATCATCTGCTTTTAGAAATTTACGCTATTCAAAGAAAAGAATTATTCAGAATGAGAAAAGAAAAACTTTTTTCAGATGAAGAAATCCGTAAAGCCGAGCTTCAGCTCGATTTGAATGAACTGAAAATCATAGGAGGAGGTCATTAACTTTTTGCATATTTAAAATACTAAACGCAAAGATTTAGTAAATGAGTAAAGCTTTTAAGAAGCAAAGACGGCAACAAGTTGCGATTAAGCTTGAAAAACGTGCGCTTAAAATCAATTTATTATAAATAATGCAGAAAAAATGAAACCTTTGCGTTTAGAATTTTAAATATTAATAAAAGCGGATATTCAATTAATTTAAAAACATGAATACAAATTCTCATTACAAGCTTCAGCATTTCATTCCCTGGACGCGTGCTAAAATTTACAAAATGCTCGTGTTGAGTATCATTCCCACGCTTCTTTTTTATTTTTTAGAATTAAACTGGTTGGCAATTCCTTGGGTTCCTATTGCATTGTTGGGAACAGCAACCGCTTTCATTTCGGGATTTAAAAATACACAAACCTACAACCGAACCTGGGAAGCGAGACAGATTTACGGAGCAATTATCAACAGCAGTCGTGCGTTCGGAATTATGGTGAAAGATTTTATAAGGAATAATGATAAACTGAAAGAAGCTGAACTTCATACTGAAATTATTTACCGCCATTTTGCATGGCTTACTGCTATGAGATTTCAGTTGAGAGAAACCAAAAGCTGGGAAAATGTAAAAGTAAGAAGTTACTACAAAGAATATCTGAAATATTACAAAGTTCCGGAGTGGGAGAGTGATTTGTCGGAAGAGCTTAAACCTTTTCTTTCTGAAAAAGAGCAGGGTTATATTTTATCGACCAAAAACAGAGCGACACAAATTCTCGCCATTCAGTCAGAACATTTGAGAAAGCTTAATGAGGAGGGCTTAATATCAGATTACAATTATGTGGCTTTAGAAAATCAGCTGAAAGATCTTTATGATCAACAGGGAAAATGTGAGCGGATTAAAAACTTTCCGTACCCGAGACAGTTTACAAGCATCAATTTATATTTTACCAATATGTTGTGTTTTTTGTTACCGTTTGGTTTTTTGGGAGAGTTTTCTAAAATGATTGATAAATTTGGTGAGCATATTATTTGGCTTACTATTCCTTTCACTGTTTTGGTGGGTTGGGTGTTCCTTGTTTTGGAGCAAATCGGTGAAAGTACCGAAAATCCTTTTGAAGGAAATCCTAATGATGTTCCGATCACTCAGATTTCAAGAAATATTGAGATTGATCTTCGGGAAATGCTTGGTGAAACGGATCTTCCACCTGCATTGCAACCTGTCAATAACATTTTAATGTAATATTTTATCTAAACTTTAAGTCTGTAATTAATCAGATTAAATGATTTCTTAAAAATAATACGATTGATACTCTGTAATTTATCTCTAATTCTAATAAAATTAATAATTATAGTTTGCAGATAATGAAAAAAGCTATATATTTGCAACCACAATAACGGAAGATAATTCTTCCAGGCATTGCAAAAGATCCGGTAGTTCAGCTGGTTAGAATGCCGCCCTGTCACGGCGGAGGTCGCGGGTTCGAGTCCCGTCCGGATCGCATAAGTTTTACAATTTTAACTTTAAAAAAATTGATCCGGTAGTTCAGCTGGTTAGAATGCCGCCCTGTCACGGCGGAGGTCGCGGGTTCGAGTCCCGTCCGGATCGCAACTACAATATCAAAGTAGTACAAAAAGCTTTAAAACGTATGTTTTAAAGCTTTTTTTGTTTTATGTCTGTTCAAAGAGAACTAAAAAAGCATAATCTGAAAGTGACCTATTCAGTGACCTGTTGAAATAGGTTAAAAAGGTCACTGGAAATTCAGACAAACCCTTTTCAGCAGCTGGTTCAGCAACTGAACATCTTGTGTTAAGTTTTTACTAAGGTTAATTTTAAATCTCAAAAGCTAAACGATATGAACAAGACATTCAATTTACTTTTCTATGTGAAGAAATCGAAAATCAATTCTGTAGGAGAGTCTCCTATTTATTTGCGGATTACCATCGACGGCAAAATAACCGAAATAAGCACAAAGCGTACAGTAAAGCCTACGAAATGGAATTCTGCAATGCAGAAGGTTAGTGGCTCTTCGGAAGAATGCAGATCCCTTAATTATTATTTGAAAACATTTGAGCAAAAAGTTTACGATACCTATCACGAATTAATCAGAGATAAGGAAGCCGTAACTTCTGAGGCTATTAAGAATAAGTTAGTAGGTAGAGGTAGAATAACCCGAACACTCATTCCCGTTTTTCAGGATCATAATGATCGAATGGAGAAACTTATAGACAAAGAATTTGCCCAAGGAACGTTAAC
This region includes:
- a CDS encoding Na+/H+ antiporter, with protein sequence MHHSILLVLGLLFSVFMLVMLAQRIKVAYPIFLVIAGLGISFIPGIPHVGLDPEIIFLIFLPPLLYEAAWYTSWTDFWKWKRPIALLAFGLVFFTSTIVAYFTSSFIPGFTLALGFLLGGIISPPDAVAAATVLKGMGVPKRLMTILEGESLVNDASSLIVFKFALLAVITGTFSMQEATGQFFLVAGMGIVVGLVGAHIMYIIHRFLPTTPAIDAALTVMTPYILFLSAEQFHFSGVMAVVTGGLFISWRSHEIFKTGSTRLNMLGVWTTLIFVMNAVVFVLIGLELPQIVESLGNYSVWQGVKYGAIVSLIIILLRFLWVFPIAHIPRWLSSKARQDPSPGWKGPVVISWAGMRGVVSLATALSIPFYLDNKGTLFPQRDLIIFITFVVIFITLVFQGLTLPFIIKLIKLKEIDNIAPEEEQKTGIQLILDNTALQIVNKKYEGELNDNELVAFYKSNLESDIQVANKRLESLECDETEHREIKKYHHLLLEIYAIQRKELFRMRKEKLFSDEEIRKAELQLDLNELKIIGGGH
- a CDS encoding bestrophin family protein produces the protein MNTNSHYKLQHFIPWTRAKIYKMLVLSIIPTLLFYFLELNWLAIPWVPIALLGTATAFISGFKNTQTYNRTWEARQIYGAIINSSRAFGIMVKDFIRNNDKLKEAELHTEIIYRHFAWLTAMRFQLRETKSWENVKVRSYYKEYLKYYKVPEWESDLSEELKPFLSEKEQGYILSTKNRATQILAIQSEHLRKLNEEGLISDYNYVALENQLKDLYDQQGKCERIKNFPYPRQFTSINLYFTNMLCFLLPFGFLGEFSKMIDKFGEHIIWLTIPFTVLVGWVFLVLEQIGESTENPFEGNPNDVPITQISRNIEIDLREMLGETDLPPALQPVNNILM